One genomic region from Bactrocera tryoni isolate S06 chromosome 3, CSIRO_BtryS06_freeze2, whole genome shotgun sequence encodes:
- the LOC120772781 gene encoding tubulointerstitial nephritis antigen-like has product MNRKFGKATTALRLLTAFTLLGAVVAYDNTLELDFPGPYCAAKNICCKNREDGCAMPISTTLCYCDEFCDRDRSADCCPDYHSFCLGAPRPIMRCYHNGIYFSKYNTTTDNCNECRCLDGGRVECDRDLCLTDDNLVNNVNSIRQLGWSARKYGEWWGRKYADGLTLRLGTMEPTFRVKAMTRLSNKASALPRQFNAVDRWSKYVSDVPDQGWCGSSWVLSTTSVASDRFAIQSQGKEVVQLSPQNILSCTRRQQGCNGGHLDAAWRFLHKQGVLSEECYPYTARRDVCKITHGSRRLLSAYGCRPATRTDRDEFYTVGPAYSLNNETDIMAEIFHSGPVQATMRIYRDFFAYSGGVYRHTAASRSSPTGFHSVKLVGWGEEHDGVKYWIAANSWGPWWGEHGYFRIARGNNECGIEEYVLAAWPNVYNYFKTT; this is encoded by the exons atgaatcGAAAATTTGGTAAGGCGACCACAGCATTGAGGTTGCTCACTGCCTTCACACTACTCGGCGCAGTGGTGGCCTACGATAACACATTAGAACTAGATTTCCCTGGCCCTTATTGTGCTGCGAagaatatttgttgtaaaaacaGGGAAGATGGTTGCGCTATGCCGATTTCAa CCACACTCTGCTATTGCGATGAGTTCTGTGATCGCGATCGTTCCGCCGATTGCTGTCCCGATTACCATTCATTCTGCTTAGGCGCACCGCGTCCGATAATGCGCTGCTACCACAACGGCATCTACTTCAGCAAATACAATACCACAACGGATAACTGTAATGAGTGTCGTTGCCTGGACGGTGGACGCGTAGAGTGTGATCGCGATCTCTGTCTAACCGATGACAATTTAGTGAACAACGTGAACTCGATACGTCAGTTAGGCTGGTCGGCACGGAAATATGGCGAATGGTGGGGACGTAAATACGCGGACGGTCTGACATTACGTCTGGGCACAATGGAACCTACATTCCGCGTCAAAGCGATGACACGTTTAAGCAACAAGGCGAGCGCTTTGCCACGTCAATTCAATGCCGTGGATCGTTGGAGCAAATATGTGAGCGATGTGCCAGATCAAG GCTGGTGCGGCTCGTCTTGGGTGCTTTCTACAACATCGGTTGCTTCGGATCGCTTCGCCATACAATCGCAGGGTAAAGAAGTTGTGCAGCTATCGCCACAGAATATTTTGTCGTGCACACGCAGACAACAGGGTTGCAACGGTGGTCATTTGGATGCCGCCTGGCGTTTCCTGCATAAACAGGG tgtCTTGTCAGAGGAATGCTACCCATACACCGCACGCCGTGACGTCTGCAAAATAACTCACGGTTCCCGTCGTCTGTTGAGCGCGTACGGCTGTCGCCCTGCAACACGCACCGATCGCGATGAGTTCTACACAGTCGGCCCGGCATACTCGCTGAACAACGAAACCGATATTATGGCCGAAATCTTCCATTCGGGTCCCGTGCAGGCGACCATGCGCATTTATCGCGATTTCTTCGCCTATTCGGGTGGCGTCTACCGACATACCGCGGCCAGTCGCAGCAGTCCGACTGGTTTCCACTCGGTAAAATTGGTCGGCTGGGGTGAGGAGCATGATGGCGTCAAGTATTGG ATCGCCGCCAACTCGTGGGGTCCCTGGTGGGGTGAACATGGTTACTTCCGCATTGCGCGCGGCAACAATGAATGCGGCATTGAGGAGTATGTCCTCGCCGCTTGGCCCAATGTTTACAACTACTTCAAAACCACTTGA